In a single window of the Thermofilum uzonense genome:
- the cas1 gene encoding CRISPR-associated endonuclease Cas1, which yields MSLGRMILLDKHGAMLAARGGEFEIRVREENQWKVMARYPVANITAIVLAVEGVTITGGAIRLAAEHGIDINFMPGWEPTARLVPATYGGSLELWLKQVKQARSEKRRTELAKSFVGAKIHNQKTVIKSYLKSEAISGRDTTELQRKLKTIEKAESQLPGTDSWKKARVVEAVAAQAYWEAIANLLPKQVGFKKRLKRWDIKPGVKLDPFNIALNIGYTYLLRETWKAVFAVGLNPYFGFLHARRPGRMSLVLDLMEEFRPIAVDRPLIRLARSDPSRLEPLTHEAGEAKDKAAREVWRHIAEYARTTKPPIPNLILIQARKLARALRDNAPYMPFKAKW from the coding sequence ATGAGCCTTGGGCGGATGATACTACTGGACAAGCACGGCGCCATGCTTGCCGCCAGAGGGGGAGAGTTCGAGATCCGTGTGAGAGAGGAAAACCAGTGGAAAGTCATGGCAAGGTACCCCGTAGCAAACATCACGGCAATCGTCCTTGCCGTTGAGGGCGTCACGATAACCGGGGGAGCCATAAGGCTGGCGGCCGAGCACGGCATAGACATAAACTTTATGCCAGGCTGGGAGCCCACGGCACGCCTAGTACCCGCCACTTATGGAGGATCATTAGAGCTCTGGCTCAAGCAGGTCAAACAAGCCCGAAGCGAGAAGAGGAGGACAGAGCTCGCAAAAAGCTTCGTCGGTGCTAAAATACACAACCAGAAGACAGTTATAAAGAGCTACCTGAAAAGCGAGGCAATATCAGGCAGAGACACAACAGAGCTACAGCGCAAGCTAAAGACTATCGAGAAAGCCGAGTCCCAACTACCCGGAACCGACTCCTGGAAAAAAGCACGCGTAGTCGAGGCAGTCGCTGCACAAGCCTACTGGGAGGCCATAGCCAACCTGCTACCTAAACAGGTCGGCTTTAAGAAAAGACTCAAACGTTGGGACATCAAGCCCGGCGTAAAGCTAGACCCCTTCAACATAGCTCTAAACATCGGCTACACCTACCTACTACGCGAGACCTGGAAAGCAGTCTTCGCTGTAGGCCTCAACCCCTACTTCGGCTTCCTGCACGCCCGGAGACCAGGTAGAATGAGCCTAGTACTCGACCTCATGGAAGAATTCAGGCCAATAGCCGTCGACAGGCCCCTAATCAGGCTCGCCCGCTCAGACCCCTCCAGGCTTGAGCCTTTAACTCACGAGGCTGGCGAGGCCAAGGACAAGGCAGCCCGCGAAGTTTGGAGACACATAGCCGAGTACGCGCGAACCACCAAGCCACCCATTCCAAACCTCATCCTCATACAGGCTAGGAAGCTAGCCCGAGCACTCCGCGACAACGCCCCCTACATGCCCTTCAAGGCTAAATGGTAA
- the cas4a gene encoding type I-A CRISPR-associated protein Cas4/Csa1, whose amino-acid sequence MPGLFPIIEDINSLYRDFRRMPPVEVSEELRGWSYGQGVVAPPGGPLLGVSDITGGFCDRGRDVYLRYVKRVQPRDNYLLQRGRLIHETWTRTIVEVKRSIYNHGLDASIQELANTASTLKEKLKAEFNAKHSLVPEEERTWLVDRIINEGFSTYASSLERQLSRSRFLEIDGLVAATVPLLTEYPLNGEKIGLSRALRIDALIPPGLILELKTRHPRREFELALVGYALAFESEYEIPIDRGLLMYVEVDPPKRRLYVRPRIIALGDALRSEFVERRDKLLELILYDEDPGVSSNCPSECPYIHYCRGGE is encoded by the coding sequence GTGCCGGGGCTATTCCCCATCATAGAGGATATCAACTCACTATACAGGGATTTCAGGCGAATGCCCCCTGTGGAAGTAAGCGAGGAACTGAGAGGCTGGTCTTATGGTCAAGGAGTTGTAGCCCCGCCTGGAGGCCCACTCCTCGGCGTATCAGACATAACAGGTGGATTCTGTGACCGTGGCCGAGACGTCTACCTCCGCTACGTAAAAAGGGTTCAGCCGAGAGATAACTATCTGCTCCAGCGAGGAAGGCTAATACATGAAACCTGGACCAGGACGATCGTAGAGGTGAAGAGAAGCATTTACAACCACGGGCTGGACGCCTCAATCCAGGAACTAGCCAATACCGCTTCAACCTTAAAAGAGAAATTAAAGGCAGAGTTCAATGCGAAGCACAGCCTCGTCCCCGAAGAAGAGAGGACATGGCTCGTCGACAGGATAATAAACGAGGGCTTCTCCACGTACGCCTCCTCGCTCGAGAGGCAACTAAGCAGGTCGAGATTCCTCGAGATAGACGGTCTCGTCGCAGCCACGGTCCCCCTCCTGACGGAATACCCTTTAAACGGCGAGAAGATAGGTCTTAGCAGGGCACTCCGCATAGACGCACTCATCCCGCCTGGACTCATCCTAGAGTTAAAAACCAGGCACCCGAGGAGGGAATTCGAGCTCGCCCTGGTTGGATACGCCCTAGCTTTTGAAAGCGAGTACGAGATCCCGATCGACCGTGGATTACTCATGTATGTCGAGGTGGACCCCCCGAAACGCAGGCTCTACGTGAGACCCAGGATTATAGCCCTAGGAGACGCGCTGAGGTCTGAGTTCGTTGAAAGACGCGACAAGCTCCTAGAACTCATACTCTACGATGAAGACCCCGGCGTATCCTCCAACTGTCCCTCAGAGTGCCCCTACATTCATTATTGCAGGGGAGGCGAATGA
- the cas4 gene encoding CRISPR-associated protein Cas4 — MEEWTLTVNDLKHFAYCEAIVYITHGIGVRERETEYMAYGGEVEKEEFLQQLLKKYSVARIHRGVTLSSRELQLTGTPDAVLETRMGELIPVEVKWAEPPRASRVKKDHLVQLIAYAILIEKSWPSRKSSVKRGLVYYLRPKPRFIEVYISSEDKKSVIQMVKRAVKVALGEVEPLTRRDCSSCNYRAYCPFAYTRNSSSSSI; from the coding sequence ATGGAGGAGTGGACTTTAACCGTCAACGATCTGAAACACTTCGCATACTGCGAGGCCATAGTATACATAACCCATGGGATAGGGGTCAGGGAGCGGGAGACCGAGTATATGGCTTACGGCGGAGAGGTTGAAAAGGAGGAGTTCCTCCAACAATTATTAAAAAAATACAGTGTAGCTAGAATACATAGGGGTGTCACGCTCTCCTCACGTGAACTGCAGCTAACAGGCACTCCTGACGCAGTCCTAGAGACGAGAATGGGCGAGCTCATACCGGTCGAAGTCAAATGGGCTGAGCCCCCAAGGGCGTCTCGGGTAAAGAAGGATCACCTTGTCCAGCTTATAGCCTACGCCATTCTTATCGAGAAGTCTTGGCCCTCAAGGAAGAGCTCGGTCAAAAGGGGTTTGGTGTACTACCTTAGGCCTAAGCCCAGGTTCATTGAGGTCTATATCTCTAGCGAGGACAAGAAAAGCGTAATACAGATGGTTAAACGTGCAGTGAAGGTGGCTCTCGGCGAGGTGGAACCCCTCACCAGGAGAGACTGTTCAAGCTGTAATTACAGGGCCTACTGTCCCTTCGCTTACACGAGGAACTCTTCCTCCTCCTCGATATAG
- the cas2 gene encoding CRISPR-associated endonuclease Cas2, with product MTDQVILVVYDIKDNRLRFKVSNFLKKTGYVRVQKSVFVSPYNPAVLSDTEAGLRRITRENEGYDIQIYVFSQASYENRIVLSKGYYIEEEEEFLV from the coding sequence TTGACGGATCAAGTCATACTTGTCGTGTACGACATAAAGGACAATCGCCTCAGGTTCAAGGTCTCAAACTTCCTCAAGAAGACTGGCTATGTGCGGGTACAGAAGAGTGTCTTCGTCTCGCCTTACAACCCGGCCGTCCTCTCAGATACAGAGGCCGGGCTCAGGAGGATAACACGTGAGAATGAAGGCTATGACATCCAGATCTACGTGTTTTCTCAAGCATCGTACGAGAACAGGATTGTCCTCTCAAAGGGATACTATATCGAGGAGGAGGAAGAGTTCCTCGTGTAA
- a CDS encoding HD domain-containing protein: MREHVELALETFPEGSKLAVFGSSLTPSFHNALKIAIVLHDFGKTPFNIARAGDLHSGRELSFPGHELISGWIAYKSLLYNPRVPDVFGIPREELIENKLGELISLSVLLHHHPMDLKRRLEVFKRNLASLHVSKLDVEAFTYSLKGLLSTRLGIDEELFQNHLVSVLPGTEVSAGQIAQMAGQIFDQLTVAVWETGKPIHRKIFLLLLQGLVAADYCSARARGGGSLSVFSESMKVFVELYGGKCQAPST; this comes from the coding sequence ATGCGTGAACACGTGGAACTCGCACTTGAAACCTTTCCCGAAGGATCTAAACTTGCCGTGTTCGGGTCTTCCCTGACGCCTAGCTTTCATAACGCCCTTAAAATAGCAATTGTCTTACATGATTTCGGGAAAACACCTTTTAACATAGCCAGAGCCGGGGATCTACATTCTGGAAGAGAGCTATCATTCCCGGGACACGAGCTTATCTCAGGATGGATAGCGTATAAATCCCTCCTCTACAACCCACGTGTCCCTGACGTTTTTGGCATTCCGAGAGAGGAGCTCATCGAGAACAAGTTGGGAGAACTAATTTCCCTGTCTGTTCTACTACACCATCATCCAATGGATCTCAAGAGAAGGCTAGAGGTGTTTAAGAGGAACCTTGCATCACTCCACGTCTCAAAGCTCGACGTGGAAGCCTTTACATACTCGTTAAAGGGGCTCCTGTCCACGCGCCTTGGAATAGACGAGGAATTATTCCAAAACCATCTAGTCAGTGTGTTGCCCGGCACCGAGGTCAGCGCGGGTCAGATAGCCCAGATGGCAGGCCAGATTTTTGACCAGCTAACGGTTGCAGTCTGGGAAACGGGTAAGCCCATACACAGGAAGATCTTCCTCCTGCTACTTCAGGGACTTGTCGCAGCTGACTATTGCTCCGCCAGGGCAAGGGGTGGAGGTTCCCTGTCTGTTTTCTCCGAGTCTATGAAAGTGTTTGTCGAGCTATACGGTGGAAAGTGCCAGGCCCCCTCAACGTGA
- the cas3 gene encoding CRISPR-associated helicase Cas3', translated as MSIVNSLGIVNQFIRETTPHAVASRPYLEYVVKEIETTPVSGEGRGHAFFVSAPTGYGKTSLSLALSHAYLSSGYKTIISYPLRSLIEDQRSKFAAYYRWLGKEGIVGARMMGLRESPYLVHPVVLTTIDTFTLVSLGLAPEDISKVYSETSMGHFLFSWGSSWLSTQIFDEVHLLFDTTKSLSVLIALLKLGLNVFSSNMFFLSATLPNVYLSKIKSHLGKAAGNVKVIDFRGDLDPGFIKERRGKKYKINLLSLSSQRKNEEIKGILQSAPFTRALVVFNTVEDAVAFYSSLTSPNKVLLHSRFTNDDKNKKLEMIKKAAQVSNGKFIIVATQAIEAGVDISSDLIITELAPASSLIQRFGRFLRRENEACMDPNTCAYVWYEEEEIEGNKRGNYKVYDADLVRRTRDYLEHNPDINLHIDYGGLLSSVYRGGDARVDQDYIDHIVYVFGHLLTASKTALDLLLKKEGSLVRDGSLFMAESRNGFKVPVDFNIIRKHCVGEKCPQSLKAALDMVLSGGVEGEGAVFKVSCDYDPEIGLVCPG; from the coding sequence ATGTCAATTGTTAATTCTTTAGGAATTGTTAATCAATTTATACGCGAGACAACTCCACATGCTGTTGCATCCAGGCCTTACCTCGAATACGTTGTTAAGGAAATCGAGACGACTCCAGTCTCAGGAGAGGGCAGAGGCCATGCTTTCTTTGTCTCCGCGCCCACAGGATACGGCAAAACCTCTCTCTCACTGGCGTTGTCCCATGCGTATCTCTCGAGCGGTTACAAGACTATTATTAGCTATCCTTTACGGAGTTTGATCGAGGATCAGAGGTCTAAGTTTGCTGCCTATTATAGATGGCTGGGCAAGGAAGGGATTGTAGGTGCAAGGATGATGGGTCTGCGAGAGTCACCCTACCTGGTTCACCCAGTCGTTTTGACGACAATCGACACTTTTACTCTTGTAAGCCTCGGGTTGGCCCCTGAGGACATTTCGAAAGTCTATAGTGAGACTAGCATGGGCCATTTCCTGTTCAGCTGGGGCTCCTCATGGCTATCTACACAGATCTTCGACGAAGTCCACCTCCTATTCGACACGACGAAGTCTCTGAGCGTGTTGATTGCGTTGCTAAAGCTAGGTCTAAATGTTTTCTCGTCGAACATGTTCTTCTTGTCTGCGACCCTTCCCAATGTTTACTTGAGTAAGATTAAAAGTCATTTAGGCAAAGCCGCCGGTAACGTAAAGGTTATTGATTTTAGAGGGGACCTGGACCCCGGGTTCATCAAGGAGAGAAGAGGCAAAAAATACAAGATAAATCTATTGTCCTTGTCTAGTCAGAGAAAAAACGAGGAGATAAAGGGGATTCTTCAAAGTGCTCCCTTTACTAGGGCGCTTGTCGTATTTAACACGGTGGAAGACGCCGTGGCATTTTATAGCAGTCTAACTTCTCCGAACAAAGTATTGCTGCATTCAAGGTTTACGAATGATGACAAGAATAAGAAGCTCGAGATGATCAAAAAAGCCGCTCAGGTCTCAAACGGTAAATTTATCATTGTAGCTACACAGGCGATCGAGGCCGGGGTGGATATATCGAGTGACCTTATAATAACAGAGCTTGCCCCCGCGAGCTCGCTTATACAGAGGTTCGGCAGGTTTCTCAGGAGAGAGAATGAGGCTTGCATGGATCCCAATACATGCGCTTATGTCTGGTATGAGGAGGAGGAAATCGAGGGTAACAAACGGGGAAATTACAAGGTTTACGACGCCGACCTTGTCAGGAGGACAAGGGACTATCTTGAACACAATCCGGATATCAACCTTCACATCGATTATGGGGGGTTGCTCTCAAGTGTTTACCGGGGGGGCGATGCACGGGTCGACCAAGACTATATAGACCACATTGTGTACGTTTTCGGACACCTGTTAACCGCCTCTAAGACGGCGCTCGACCTCCTCTTGAAGAAGGAGGGTAGTCTTGTCCGTGACGGCTCGCTTTTCATGGCCGAGTCTCGTAACGGCTTCAAGGTCCCCGTAGATTTTAACATTATAAGAAAACACTGTGTCGGCGAGAAATGCCCTCAGAGTCTCAAAGCCGCATTAGATATGGTTCTGAGTGGAGGTGTAGAGGGCGAAGGGGCTGTATTCAAGGTTTCGTGTGACTATGACCCAGAAATTGGACTCGTTTGTCCCGGGTGA
- a CDS encoding DevR family CRISPR-associated autoregulator — translation MVYVSVRGRVWLQAEAMNMVESVGNYVKHRKVPILVKKQDRYVTFFVPAISGESIAHSYQQVLAQELIKAGEKVCPLCSKGIFLKSTNKEVYKYSTNKEPPKTNSQQGEQEEGQETKGRRGKSQKASGEDLVKAAEEIESTIIQSCAVEDIGGFLYAEEPNVKRTSSFYTGYMVPVYEVLELSSIDPQLHSRYALGTQFVSVAQEGAGKAAGQMIYYVEVASALFTFSFDIDTTYIGKHTFITSKYGVPVNGVDPVKRSKTALSALARFLLDFPVGAKRTRFNPAEIRWESIGIAVSDDVFTMPSSFTGDYLARAAAKAQLANRGTRIHAYVEGGCNIKDLHCYSSPEEAVLKAINEAISRVK, via the coding sequence ATGGTTTACGTGTCTGTTAGGGGTAGGGTGTGGCTGCAGGCTGAAGCAATGAACATGGTTGAGAGTGTCGGGAACTATGTTAAGCACAGGAAGGTTCCGATCCTCGTGAAGAAGCAGGACCGCTATGTCACGTTCTTCGTACCAGCAATATCTGGGGAGAGCATAGCTCACAGTTACCAGCAGGTTTTAGCTCAGGAGTTGATTAAAGCTGGAGAAAAGGTTTGTCCTCTCTGCAGCAAGGGGATCTTCCTGAAAAGCACGAATAAAGAAGTCTACAAGTATTCAACCAATAAGGAGCCCCCGAAGACTAATAGTCAGCAGGGTGAGCAGGAGGAAGGCCAAGAAACAAAGGGGAGGAGGGGTAAGTCTCAGAAAGCGTCGGGAGAGGATTTGGTTAAAGCCGCTGAGGAGATAGAGAGTACTATAATTCAGAGCTGTGCGGTTGAGGACATCGGGGGTTTCCTTTACGCGGAGGAGCCCAATGTAAAGAGGACGTCTAGCTTCTACACGGGTTACATGGTGCCCGTCTACGAGGTATTAGAGCTCTCGTCAATCGATCCTCAACTCCACTCAAGGTACGCTCTAGGGACTCAGTTCGTCTCCGTTGCCCAAGAGGGTGCAGGTAAGGCTGCGGGCCAGATGATCTACTATGTCGAGGTCGCTTCAGCGCTCTTCACTTTCTCCTTCGATATTGATACGACTTACATCGGCAAGCACACGTTTATAACTTCTAAGTATGGAGTGCCCGTAAATGGTGTTGATCCAGTAAAGAGGTCTAAAACCGCCCTGAGCGCCTTGGCAAGGTTCCTGCTCGATTTCCCCGTGGGAGCTAAGAGGACGAGGTTTAACCCGGCGGAGATACGCTGGGAGTCGATCGGGATCGCCGTCTCGGACGATGTTTTCACCATGCCTAGCAGCTTCACGGGGGACTACCTGGCTAGGGCTGCCGCTAAGGCCCAACTGGCGAACAGGGGGACGAGAATCCACGCCTACGTGGAGGGAGGATGCAACATCAAGGACCTCCACTGCTACTCCAGCCCGGAGGAGGCTGTTCTAAAGGCGATAAACGAGGCTATCTCCCGAGTAAAGTAG
- the csa3 gene encoding CRISPR-associated CARF protein Csa3: MRKTYICSLGFDATSIVRLIGEKGLTANDTIILVTTTHTHPRAETAIKSLKDFAEKLNPKSTIDVIRIPETSLEESLPVLVQRIRQEKSRGSNIIVDISGGPKNIAVALYLAAALAPADEVHLTSEVTGERVHLPLIPIHLLLTPRQLKVLSMLPATLTELSQKLQVSKPAVSRLMARMKEKGLVTMNKNRYEPTPWGRILLYTQHHPEAAKEDRPPIN; encoded by the coding sequence ATGAGGAAAACATACATATGCTCACTAGGCTTCGACGCCACAAGCATCGTCAGGCTAATAGGCGAGAAAGGCCTAACAGCCAACGACACCATAATCCTCGTCACGACCACCCACACGCATCCGAGAGCGGAGACAGCCATAAAGAGCCTGAAAGACTTCGCTGAAAAGCTAAACCCGAAGTCCACCATAGACGTAATACGGATACCGGAAACAAGCCTAGAAGAAAGCCTCCCAGTACTTGTCCAGAGAATAAGACAGGAAAAGTCGAGAGGCTCCAATATAATCGTAGACATATCTGGAGGACCGAAAAACATAGCCGTAGCCCTCTACCTTGCAGCCGCGCTAGCCCCAGCCGACGAGGTACACCTGACATCGGAGGTCACAGGCGAACGAGTACACCTACCATTAATACCAATACACCTCCTCCTAACACCCAGACAGCTGAAAGTCCTAAGCATGCTCCCCGCAACTCTCACAGAGCTCTCCCAGAAACTCCAGGTTTCAAAGCCCGCCGTATCCCGCCTAATGGCAAGGATGAAGGAGAAAGGACTCGTCACCATGAACAAAAACAGGTACGAGCCCACCCCCTGGGGCAGAATACTCCTATATACACAACACCACCCGGAAGCAGCAAAGGAGGATAGACCACCTATAAACTGA
- the cas10 gene encoding type III-B CRISPR-associated protein Cas10/Cmr2 — protein MSTSPSQLFIIKLKALLHDPPYKSLCIRERVNHKEEARLLRQALLAQIPLEGSDLDKFENIANNADVIAAGFDRWVLGPYYETGAIALDSIANIFDTRISEDIPSIPLQDAKKKTLEVIEELKKIIKQTLDSVNQDKDDIRLRLAYTLLYALYEPLYYLKELPPTLADTRVPTHTIFDHLYATASMVNLVANPTPDKPIRGFLVLVDFPGVHSFIDPARKTGDYWAGSWLLSNVMWRLAEKLISEFGPDVLISPTPRMNPYFLLKYLPRILRENLGEKADDVIKQVERITGQLIERLTGASLELEEWIQQPIIPATLLLVLPKGIHWTDTPESVASRITELFQESWKEIVDEILAEITTEPSKRVAQADAQTQAADTSVEGCAKLLPLRLLKRYYDIISQPPTGVRVSIVDVEEIYGEIIDCLKGSAEACTNLGLNPQASKLGLDGVEELARTLVFHASLEGLSRRPTLTSTPVPRTFWILEDAAFRPIYSQSYEDWIPCTQCGVEPAVLRLRKSFKGFELTFHPEDLSQILEDFCKTLKGEPNQLLQTLAEKLYYYFKPGEALGPYCILKRAVYIAKREKSFQSTDDVALEFYVSRLKSLVDFDKVAMKLAGLLRIEAPRVNDSSELAVLLAFGPNGGMTRNLDMAHSILVQRTKLQLSFEEFLARLSESVWLAVRDQHQNRYDHVARVFLKDLGRSKAYMSFLSNLMGVSEAREDVVRKILEVRTRYLIIYGDADGIGMLHSGRLPLKRTEYYTGIVDLIEKKGQPLTSKALADVKESYRKMYMLLDKILADANAIVNSPTLKAAITLALVITSLKDVVTVKKDLHGALIFAGGDDVVALAPVDVLPATLILRRNYRGENFFHRVNGLPLVSAIPTGRSLSVRVASLFDLMSDEISQTQLALEEDAKKAHWKKDGSEWYKDTVVFTSSRSAVRAVFPMSVLDDGRRIPVDVEVMESLARLYAALTLHVVSSSLPDDFARSYGEVLALLPLNGTSMRRLASYIAARNIQIKQDEEKTALKVADLIQELYGGGRWYTQLYSIFSQTHDSLQPLLLEYLKLVKLLRVIP, from the coding sequence ATGAGCACGTCTCCTAGCCAGCTCTTCATTATAAAGCTCAAAGCATTACTCCACGACCCACCGTACAAGTCCCTCTGCATTCGAGAACGCGTCAACCACAAGGAGGAAGCTAGGCTGCTCAGGCAAGCTCTGCTCGCGCAGATTCCGCTAGAGGGGAGCGACCTGGACAAGTTCGAGAATATAGCCAACAACGCCGACGTTATAGCTGCGGGCTTCGATCGTTGGGTACTAGGCCCCTACTACGAGACAGGAGCCATTGCTCTGGACTCAATCGCCAACATTTTTGACACCAGGATCAGCGAGGACATACCTTCAATCCCTCTTCAAGATGCAAAGAAGAAAACCCTAGAGGTAATAGAAGAACTAAAGAAAATCATAAAGCAGACGTTAGACTCCGTGAACCAAGACAAAGACGATATCAGGCTTAGGCTGGCCTATACGCTCCTCTACGCCCTCTACGAGCCCTTATACTATCTTAAGGAGCTCCCGCCCACCCTAGCCGATACAAGGGTCCCCACCCACACAATATTCGACCACCTGTACGCTACAGCCTCCATGGTCAACCTCGTAGCCAACCCAACACCAGACAAGCCCATAAGGGGCTTTCTTGTTCTAGTGGACTTCCCCGGAGTCCACTCCTTCATAGACCCAGCGAGGAAGACAGGTGATTACTGGGCTGGTAGCTGGCTCTTGTCAAACGTCATGTGGAGGCTCGCTGAAAAACTCATCAGCGAGTTCGGCCCCGACGTGCTCATAAGTCCCACCCCAAGGATGAATCCATACTTCCTCTTAAAGTACCTGCCGAGAATCTTAAGAGAAAACCTCGGTGAGAAAGCCGATGACGTGATAAAGCAGGTTGAACGGATTACGGGTCAGCTAATCGAGAGGCTTACAGGCGCTAGCCTAGAGTTAGAGGAATGGATTCAACAACCCATCATCCCGGCAACACTCCTCCTGGTTCTTCCCAAGGGCATTCACTGGACAGACACGCCTGAAAGCGTTGCTAGCAGGATCACAGAACTCTTCCAGGAGTCCTGGAAGGAGATAGTAGACGAGATATTAGCTGAGATAACGACGGAGCCTTCGAAACGTGTAGCCCAGGCTGACGCCCAAACCCAAGCAGCTGATACGAGCGTCGAAGGCTGCGCCAAGCTATTACCACTCAGACTTCTAAAGCGTTACTATGACATAATATCACAGCCTCCGACAGGTGTACGCGTTTCCATAGTTGACGTCGAGGAAATATATGGCGAGATAATCGACTGCCTAAAGGGCAGTGCCGAAGCCTGCACCAATCTAGGGCTAAACCCCCAGGCCTCAAAACTCGGCCTGGATGGAGTAGAAGAACTTGCAAGGACTCTTGTATTCCACGCCTCGCTTGAAGGGCTTTCCCGCAGGCCGACCCTCACGTCAACCCCTGTCCCTAGGACTTTCTGGATCCTCGAGGACGCCGCGTTTAGGCCCATCTACTCTCAGAGCTATGAGGACTGGATTCCCTGCACTCAATGTGGCGTTGAACCCGCTGTTCTAAGGCTCAGGAAGAGTTTCAAAGGCTTCGAGTTAACTTTCCACCCCGAAGATCTAAGCCAAATCCTAGAGGATTTCTGCAAGACCCTCAAGGGAGAACCCAATCAATTATTGCAAACACTCGCCGAAAAGCTGTACTATTACTTTAAGCCAGGCGAGGCACTCGGCCCATACTGTATTCTCAAGCGAGCCGTCTACATCGCTAAACGAGAGAAAAGCTTCCAGTCTACCGACGACGTAGCCCTGGAATTCTACGTCTCGAGGCTTAAGAGTCTTGTCGATTTCGACAAGGTAGCTATGAAACTTGCTGGGCTTCTAAGGATCGAGGCCCCCCGGGTGAACGATTCCTCTGAACTCGCAGTGCTGTTGGCCTTTGGCCCCAACGGCGGAATGACCCGAAACCTCGACATGGCCCACTCCATCCTTGTACAACGGACAAAGCTTCAATTAAGCTTCGAGGAATTCCTCGCCAGGCTCTCAGAGAGCGTCTGGCTCGCCGTCCGGGACCAGCATCAAAACCGGTACGATCACGTTGCGAGAGTTTTCCTCAAGGATTTAGGGCGTTCAAAAGCATACATGTCCTTCCTGTCTAACTTGATGGGGGTCTCCGAGGCGAGAGAAGACGTAGTACGCAAAATACTCGAGGTCAGGACGAGGTACCTCATAATTTACGGGGACGCAGACGGCATAGGCATGCTTCACAGCGGACGCCTACCACTAAAACGCACCGAGTACTACACCGGCATCGTAGACCTCATCGAGAAGAAGGGACAACCCTTAACGTCCAAGGCACTTGCAGACGTGAAGGAGAGCTATCGAAAGATGTACATGCTACTCGACAAGATCCTGGCTGACGCGAACGCGATTGTTAACTCCCCAACATTGAAGGCGGCCATAACCCTAGCCCTAGTCATAACCTCTCTAAAGGACGTGGTCACGGTCAAGAAAGACCTGCACGGAGCACTGATATTCGCCGGAGGCGACGACGTAGTAGCTCTAGCACCCGTAGACGTACTACCCGCCACCCTGATCCTGAGGCGGAACTACCGTGGCGAGAACTTCTTCCACCGTGTAAACGGGCTACCCCTAGTATCTGCGATCCCTACAGGCAGGAGCCTTTCCGTCCGGGTAGCAAGCCTCTTCGACCTCATGAGCGATGAGATCTCTCAGACACAGCTAGCTTTGGAGGAGGACGCGAAGAAGGCGCACTGGAAAAAAGACGGCAGTGAGTGGTACAAGGACACAGTCGTCTTCACGTCCTCAAGGTCAGCTGTTAGAGCAGTCTTCCCTATGAGCGTACTGGATGACGGTAGAAGAATACCTGTGGATGTGGAAGTCATGGAAAGCCTTGCACGCCTTTACGCCGCCCTCACGCTCCACGTCGTATCGAGTAGCCTGCCAGACGACTTCGCGCGATCCTATGGTGAAGTCCTCGCCCTCTTACCGTTAAATGGGACAAGCATGAGACGCTTAGCCTCGTACATCGCCGCCAGGAACATTCAAATCAAGCAAGACGAGGAGAAAACCGCTCTTAAAGTCGCCGATTTAATCCAAGAGTTGTACGGAGGGGGGCGCTGGTACACGCAATTATACTCTATATTCAGTCAAACCCATGACAGTTTACAACCCCTCCTACTAGAATACTTGAAACTCGTCAAGCTGTTAAGGGTGATACCATGA